AGATGGGCACGAAGGCAACAGCGATCACTCGCTTAGAGTCTGCCAATAGCCGACATTCCCCCAAAGTAGAGACGTTGCGAAAATATGCAGAGGCCGTAGGCTGTCGGCTCAACATTGAGTTGATCCCCGGTTGACGGGAGGGTATCGATTAAATAAAAAAGAACGGGTAGAGAATTATAATATTCTTTACCCGTTTTCCTTTTGTCCTCAAAGTGTGTCGAAACGCCGATTTATAGACTCACACTTGTATATTATCCGGCGGATTTTTAGAGGGGATGTCCGTGCCGAATTGACTTCTCTTGAACCGCTCCCTGGGATCGTCAGGTGGAAAGCGTTCAGGGAGATTCATAGACCACCTTTCCTTCCCGCAGCGCGGGCTTGATGACCAGCGCGTGGCTGTCCTTGTAGCGCTCGACGGCTTGGGGCGTGACGACGAAGGCATCGACGGCAGCACCTACCCCGTAAAGATTCCGGCGAATCTGCCGCATCAGGTCAAGCGTGTCCACGCCCTCCTTGACGATGAGCAGATCAAAGTCGCTATGGCGGTTCATGTCGCCTCGAGCGGCAGAGCCAAAAAGGATGATTCTCTGTGGATCAGCCACTTCCACAATTCGACGGACGATATTATCCAACGTCGTTTGATCTAACATTGTACTACCTTTTTAATCGGTTCCGAATATTTATGAACCAAATAGGCATATCTAATAAACATAAAAGAGAGAACAAAACAAGCCAAATACGGAGAATTCTGGTTTAGACCCTCTAATTTAGACGGTCAGGTTTAGACGGTCAGGTTTAGACGGTCAGATTTAGACGGTCAGATTTTGACCCTCAGAATATTTCTCTTACAATGGTGTTCAATTTGTAATCCGGCAGGTCGAATACCACATAAGATGGGAGGTTTAGTTGTTGCCAGAGGTCGAAGCCGTTTGTCCGGGTTTTTTGGGCGACGAATAAAGAGATGACGGTGCCGTGGGTGGCTATGGCTATGGTTTTGTGAGGGTGTGTTTTCACTGCTTTTTCAATGGCTCGGGTGAATCGCGTGCGAGCCTGATGTGCGGTTTCATTGCCAAAGATCAGGTCGTTGGGGCGTGCAAAGAAGGTTTTTACGGTGGTGTGCCATGTTTTTTGAGGGATAAAGGGGACGCCTTTGCGGTCGTGTTCGTGAAGGTTGGGTGCTGAGGAACAGGGGATTTGGAGGATGTCGGCGACGAGTTGTCCCGTTTGATGTGCTTTGGGTTCTTCGCTTGTGATGAGCAGATCTGGTTTGTAGGGGCGCAACGCTTCGGCGAGAGGGGTACAACTTGCGCGTCCGCTGTCCGATAGTTGCCAGTCTGGGGCGGATTTTGCCTCGTCGATTTGAGGCAAAGCGTGTTTGATTAGGATGAGGTGGTTCATGAAAGTGCTCCGGTTATGTGTTATATGACTTAGACTGAGCGAGCAAAAATTGTACGTCGCGGTGTCTTGCATATTGGGGCGGTGTTCGGTATAATTTACTTTTATGGATATTGATATTCGGTCTCTTAAATCGTCTGAGGTGTCTCGGCTTCGGTATTTGCCGTTTTCCCGTAAAGAAACGCAGCGGCGGCGGTTTATGCTACAGGAATCCGGCAGGCTCATTTTTTATGTGGCCTGGTGGGGCAATTTGCCGGTGGCTCAGGTGTTGCTCAATTGGGAAGGTGGCGATGCTGCTGGCGTGCCGCCCCAGGTGCGACCATGGCCCGAGGTGTCGTCGCTTTTTGTGCATCCAGATTATCGGCGGATGGGTATTGCGTCGCGGTTGTTAGATGTGTGTGAGCGAATTACTTTTCAGCGGGGCTATGAGAATATTGGTCTGTGCGTTTACGTGAAGAATCATCCTGCGCTCAATTTGTACGCACGCCTCGGGTACAGGGATGCGGGATGGGAGCCGTATTTGGCACGGGGTGTTTATACTGATGCCAATGGCGGGCAGGGTAACTGGCGAGAGACGCGCGTTTATTTGATTAAGTCACTCAGGAAAAAATATGAATCCAGATCCTTTTGTTCAGTTTGATATGTGGTTTGAAGAGGCGAGGGCTTCGGAGCCGACACTGCCCGAGGCCGTAGCTCTGGCGACGGCGACGCGCGATGGAAAGCCTTCGGTGCGTATGGTGCTGGTGAAGCAGTGCGATCAGGATGGGTTTGTGTTTTTTACGAATCTGGAGAGTCGCAAGGCCGATGAGTTGGCGGAGAATCCCAGAGTAGCTTTGCTGTTTCACTGGAAGTCGCTGGTCAGACAGGTGCGTATTGAGGGACGGGTTGAGGCTGTTTCGGATGCGGTGTCTAAAGCGTATTTTGATTCGCGTCCTCGGGGTAGTCGCTTGAGTGCCTGGGCGTCGCCTCAAAGTGAGGCGATTCCCGATCGGGCGTTTTTGGAAGGTCGCGTGGCAGAATTGGAACGAAAATATCCGGGAGACGATGTGCCGTTGCCGGATTTTTGGGGGGGCTATCGGGTGGTTCCCGATCGGTTTGAATTTTGGGTGAATAGGGATGATCGGTTGCACGATCGGTTTTTGTATGTTCGGCAAGGTGATGGCGCGTGGAAGCGCGCTTTGCTGGCACCGTAGAGGAGGATGGGAATGACCAAACTCAGTGTAAATTTGAATCGGGTGGCGCTGTTGCGGAATAGCCGGCCGCTTACTTTTCCGAGTGTGACGAGGGCGGCGCAGGTGTGTATTGATGCAGGGGCGCATGGGATTACGGTGCATCCCCGGCCCGATGAGCGGCATATTCGCAGGACGGATGTTTATGAGTTGAAAGAGGTGATTTCGGGGGTGGAGTACAATATTGAGGGCAATCCCTTTCCCGATTTTATGGATATGGTGCGGGATGTGAGGCCGGATCAGTGTACGCTGGTGCCCGATGAACCGGATCAGAGTACGTCGGATCACGGTTGGGATTTGAGGCGGGATGGCGAGCGGCTGGTGCCGATTATTGCGGAGTTGAAGGGGCTGGGTATTCGGGTTTCTCTGTTTATGGATCCGGTGCCGGAAGATATGGTTCTGGCAAAGGATCTGGGTGCGGATCGCGTGGAGCTTTATACGGAGTCTTATGCTTCTGCTTATGACGGAGGCGATGTGGGTCCTGTTTTTCGACGGTACGCGGATTCGGCTCGCGCGGCGCAAGATGCCGGGCTGGGGGTTAATGCGGGGCACGATCTCAATCTCGACAATTTGGGGGAGTTTGTGACGATTCCCGGGATTCTCGAAGTGTCTATTGGTCACGCGCTGATCGCAGATACTGTTTTTATGGGACTTGAGAATACGGTGAAGGCGTATTTGAAGGTGTTGGGGTATGGGTGAGTGCTAATAATTGACAAAGCGATTTCATTTGTTTATTATTGCACGTTGGGCCAGCAGTTAATGACTAAGGTATTATAAAGAAAGGATTATCCAACGCGATGAATGTGCAGGTGACCGAGTCGGGGACGTGGCGTCGGACATTGGAGATTGAAGCTCCGGCTGAGGATGTGGATAAGCGTCTCAATGATGCTTACAGGAAGTATAGCAAGACCCTTAATTTGCCGGGTTTTCGCAAGGGTAAAATTCCCCTGAGCGTTATCAAACGGCAATTTGGGCCGGCCATCCAGGGGGAGGTTGTCCAGGAGATGGTCGAGGAGTTTTACCGGGAGGCGAGCGAGGCAGAAGGCATTCAACCCGTTTCCCAGGCGAGTATTGACGATATCAATTTTGAAGAGGGACAGCCTCTGGTGTTCAAGGCTTCTGTCGATGTCCGTCCAGAGATAACCGTGGAGACCTATAAGGGGCTGAAAGTGACGCGGCCCGTGTTTGCGGTTGAAGACGAGCATGTTGAAGGTCGGCTGCGGTATATGCAAGAGGAGAGTGCGACCGAGCAGGTCGTGGAGCGCGCTGCTGATCTCGACGATGTGGTTTTTGCCGATGTCGAAGAACTCGATGATGGCGGCAGTCCCGTGGCCGATCACAGGTCAGAAGATCAATCGATTCGATTGTTTAAGACGGAAGACGGCAAGCCGACTGAACTGGCAGAGCAATTGATGGGTATTTCGGCTGGTGAGTCCCGTGAGGTTACAGTTACGCGGCCCGTTCAGGACGATCACGATCATGCGGATTGCGATCACGACCACGATCATGACCACGATGATCACGCGGGTCACGACCACGATCATGGGGATCACGACGAAGAACCCAGAGAAGAGACCGTGATGTTTCGCGTGACGGCGAAAGAAATACGCGAGCGCGAGTTGCCCGAATTGGATGATGCATTGGCTCAGGATGTCGGCGGTGTGGAGACGTTGGACGAACTCAAGACGCAGATTCGGAATGAGATGCAGACGCAATACGAGCAGGTGATTCGCCAGCGCGTTGAGGAGAATTTGATGGATGCGCTGATTGAGGGCAATCCTTTTGAGGTTCCCGATAGCATGGTCGAGAACTATCTCAATGGGATGGTTGAGTCGTATAAGCGAGAGCACGCGGGTCACGACCACGATATTGACGAGGATGCGATTCGCGAAAGCGGGCGCGATCAAGCCGAGCGCGGTGTCAAACGCTTTTTGTTGATGGATGCTGTTGCCGATCAGGAAAATATCGAGGTGACGGATGACGATTTGGACAAACATCTCGAGGAGATGTCGCAACGGCACAATATTGAGGGACCGCGTTTGCGTCAGATTTTGAGCCGCACCGAACAGCTCGATCAGATTGAGTCGGAGATTAAAACGCAGAAGACGTTTGATTTTCTCATCGATAATGCAGATGTCGAAGATGTTGAGGAAGTTGAATAGGCGGAGCGGGGTACAACTGGTTCAGGCCAGTTCATAGACGGATTTTACATTTAAACATGGGATTTGAAATTAAATATGGCTCTGGTTCCTACAGTTCTCGAACAGACAGGGCGTGGTGAGCGCGCTTATGACATTTTTTCGCGGCTGTTGCGCGATAATATTATTTTTATTGGTACGCCGATTAACGATACGATTGCCAATCTGGTGATTGCTCAAATGCTGTTTTGCACGTCTGAAACACCCGAGAAGCCGATTCGGCTGTATATCAATTCTCCCGGCGGCAGTATTACGGCGGGTCTGGCTATTTACGATACGATGCAGTACGTGCCCAACGATATTGAGACGGTGTGTGTGGGGCAGGCGTTTTCACTGGGTGCCGTGCTTCTTGCAGGGGGCACGAAGGGGCAGCGCCGCGCATTGCCCAATTCGCGCATTTTGCTGCATCAACCCATTGGCGGTGCAGGCGGTCAGGCTTCGGATATCGAACGCCATGCCGAAGAGATTTTGCAATATCGCGACCGTTTGAACGCCCTTTTATCCGATTGTACAGGTCAACCTATTGAGCGCATAGAAAAGGATGCAGATCGCGATTTCTTTATGTCGGCTGATGAGGCGCAGGATTATGGCCTGATTGACGAAGTGCTCATTCCCGATCAAGATCCCAACCCCGATATCGACGAAGCCTTGTTATGAGGAGTGGGACGTTATGAAAAGACGAACTTCCAGAACAGAAATTCGCTGTTCTTTTTGTGGCAAGAGTGCCGATCAGGTCGATAAGATCGTCACTGGTCCGAGTGTGAATATTTGCAGCGAGTGTATTAAGCTGTGCAATGAGGTATTGCGAGAGGACGATCTCAAAAAGCCCGTGACGCTGCACAAAGGGTTGCCCAAGCCGCAGGAGATTAAGACTCGTCTCGACGATTATGTGATTGGTCAAGAGCGGGCCAAGCGCGTTCTTTCGGTTGCGGTGTATAATCATTACAAGCGCATTCGGTCCAATCAGTCTGCGGAAGATGTCGAACTCGATAAGAGCAATATTTTGCTTATGGGACCCACGGGTACTGGCAAGACGCTTTTGGCACAGACGCTGGCGCGCATTTTACAGGTCCCATTTTCGATTGCCGATGCCACTATTTTGACCGAGGCGGGGTATGTTGGCGAAGATGTTGAGAATATTCTGGTGCGCCTGCTTCAGGCGGCGGATTACGATGTGGCGCAGGCAGAGATGGGTATTTTGTATTTGGACGAGGTCGATAAAATTTCTCGAAAGTCGGCGAATCCATCTATTACGCGCGATGTGTCTGGGGAAGGTGTTCAGCAAGCGTTGTTGAAAATTCTGGAAGGTACGGTGGCGAGTATTCCGCCCAAGGGGGGGCGCAAGCATCCCGAACAACCCCTGATTCAGCTCAATACCAAAAATATTCTGTTTATCTGTGGCGGTGCATTTGATGGTTTGGAAAGCGTTATTAGCACCCGCATTGGCAAGAAGACCATTGGCTTTGGGTCCGATTCAAACGATTTGGACGAGAGCAATACCGGTGAGATTTTCCAGCATGCCGAGCCAGAAGATTTGATCAAATACGGTTTGATTCCAGAACTCGTTGGGAGAATGCCCGTGGTGTGCGCGTTGGGCGATCTGGACGAGGCCGCTTTGTTGCAGATTTTGACGGAACCGCAAAATGCAATTACGAAGCAATACCAGAAGTTGTTCGAGCTCGATGGGGTTGAGTTGACCTTTGAGGATGACGCGCTGCGCGAGGTTGTTCGCATTACGCAGGATAAGGGTACAGGTGCGCGCGGGTTGCGGTCGGTTCTCGAGACGGTTATGACGGATTTGATGTACGATATACCCTCCAATGAGGATCTGACCGAGGTCACAGTGACCCTCGATATGGTTCAAAACCGCAACAAGCCGCGTATTGAAGTTCTCGAATCCACACAAAAACGCGCTTAAAGAGATAGATATTTCCCACAGATGGGGAACCGGGGCCGAATTGGACCCCGGTTTTCGTTTGTGTGAAAGGGCGGTCATGCAATTCCATTCGGTCGAATTTGTGACAAGTGTTGGCTTTTTGAGGCAGTTGCCTCGCGATGGGATGGCCGAGATTGCATTTGCGGGGCGTTCCAATGTGGGCAAGTCGTCGTTGCTCAATCGGCTGTTCAATCGGAAAAATCTGGCGAAGACGAGCAGTACGCCCGGCAAGACGCGGACGCTGAATTTTTATCGCGTAAATCGCGCGTATTATTTTGTCGATTTGCCCGGTTATGGCTATGCAAAGCGCAGTTTGCAAGAGCGCCAGGCGTGGGGGCAGTTGATTGAGGGGTATGTGCAGGATCGGCCTTCTATTAAGGGTTTTGTTCAGTTAATCGATGCGAGGCACGATCCGAGCCGGGATGATTTGCAGATGATTGACTGGCTGATGCACGGCAACAAGCCGTTTGTGGTGGTTGCTACGAAGGCCGATAAGTTGTCGGGTCATAAACTCAAGAGCCGATTGGATCAAACCCGTCGGATGCTCGCTTTGCACGGCGATTTTGACCTTGTGCCGTTTTCCGCGACGACGGGTCGCGGCAAGGATGCGGTTTGGCGATGGATTGGAGAGGTGCTGGATGTTTGACTATCGGGTAAAGAATGCCGGGGAGATTCCCACGCCTG
The Gemmatimonadota bacterium DNA segment above includes these coding regions:
- a CDS encoding pyridoxine 5'-phosphate synthase — translated: MTKLSVNLNRVALLRNSRPLTFPSVTRAAQVCIDAGAHGITVHPRPDERHIRRTDVYELKEVISGVEYNIEGNPFPDFMDMVRDVRPDQCTLVPDEPDQSTSDHGWDLRRDGERLVPIIAELKGLGIRVSLFMDPVPEDMVLAKDLGADRVELYTESYASAYDGGDVGPVFRRYADSARAAQDAGLGVNAGHDLNLDNLGEFVTIPGILEVSIGHALIADTVFMGLENTVKAYLKVLGYG
- a CDS encoding ATP-dependent Clp protease proteolytic subunit → MALVPTVLEQTGRGERAYDIFSRLLRDNIIFIGTPINDTIANLVIAQMLFCTSETPEKPIRLYINSPGGSITAGLAIYDTMQYVPNDIETVCVGQAFSLGAVLLAGGTKGQRRALPNSRILLHQPIGGAGGQASDIERHAEEILQYRDRLNALLSDCTGQPIERIEKDADRDFFMSADEAQDYGLIDEVLIPDQDPNPDIDEALL
- a CDS encoding phosphoglycerate mutase family protein: MNHLILIKHALPQIDEAKSAPDWQLSDSGRASCTPLAEALRPYKPDLLITSEEPKAHQTGQLVADILQIPCSSAPNLHEHDRKGVPFIPQKTWHTTVKTFFARPNDLIFGNETAHQARTRFTRAIEKAVKTHPHKTIAIATHGTVISLFVAQKTRTNGFDLWQQLNLPSYVVFDLPDYKLNTIVREIF
- a CDS encoding GNAT family N-acetyltransferase translates to MDIDIRSLKSSEVSRLRYLPFSRKETQRRRFMLQESGRLIFYVAWWGNLPVAQVLLNWEGGDAAGVPPQVRPWPEVSSLFVHPDYRRMGIASRLLDVCERITFQRGYENIGLCVYVKNHPALNLYARLGYRDAGWEPYLARGVYTDANGGQGNWRETRVYLIKSLRKKYESRSFCSV
- the tig gene encoding trigger factor, which gives rise to MNVQVTESGTWRRTLEIEAPAEDVDKRLNDAYRKYSKTLNLPGFRKGKIPLSVIKRQFGPAIQGEVVQEMVEEFYREASEAEGIQPVSQASIDDINFEEGQPLVFKASVDVRPEITVETYKGLKVTRPVFAVEDEHVEGRLRYMQEESATEQVVERAADLDDVVFADVEELDDGGSPVADHRSEDQSIRLFKTEDGKPTELAEQLMGISAGESREVTVTRPVQDDHDHADCDHDHDHDHDDHAGHDHDHGDHDEEPREETVMFRVTAKEIRERELPELDDALAQDVGGVETLDELKTQIRNEMQTQYEQVIRQRVEENLMDALIEGNPFEVPDSMVENYLNGMVESYKREHAGHDHDIDEDAIRESGRDQAERGVKRFLLMDAVADQENIEVTDDDLDKHLEEMSQRHNIEGPRLRQILSRTEQLDQIESEIKTQKTFDFLIDNADVEDVEEVE
- a CDS encoding nucleotidyltransferase domain-containing protein, yielding MLDQTTLDNIVRRIVEVADPQRIILFGSAARGDMNRHSDFDLLIVKEGVDTLDLMRQIRRNLYGVGAAVDAFVVTPQAVERYKDSHALVIKPALREGKVVYESP
- the yihA gene encoding ribosome biogenesis GTP-binding protein YihA/YsxC — translated: MQFHSVEFVTSVGFLRQLPRDGMAEIAFAGRSNVGKSSLLNRLFNRKNLAKTSSTPGKTRTLNFYRVNRAYYFVDLPGYGYAKRSLQERQAWGQLIEGYVQDRPSIKGFVQLIDARHDPSRDDLQMIDWLMHGNKPFVVVATKADKLSGHKLKSRLDQTRRMLALHGDFDLVPFSATTGRGKDAVWRWIGEVLDV
- the clpX gene encoding ATP-dependent Clp protease ATP-binding subunit ClpX, whose protein sequence is MKRRTSRTEIRCSFCGKSADQVDKIVTGPSVNICSECIKLCNEVLREDDLKKPVTLHKGLPKPQEIKTRLDDYVIGQERAKRVLSVAVYNHYKRIRSNQSAEDVELDKSNILLMGPTGTGKTLLAQTLARILQVPFSIADATILTEAGYVGEDVENILVRLLQAADYDVAQAEMGILYLDEVDKISRKSANPSITRDVSGEGVQQALLKILEGTVASIPPKGGRKHPEQPLIQLNTKNILFICGGAFDGLESVISTRIGKKTIGFGSDSNDLDESNTGEIFQHAEPEDLIKYGLIPELVGRMPVVCALGDLDEAALLQILTEPQNAITKQYQKLFELDGVELTFEDDALREVVRITQDKGTGARGLRSVLETVMTDLMYDIPSNEDLTEVTVTLDMVQNRNKPRIEVLESTQKRA
- the pdxH gene encoding pyridoxamine 5'-phosphate oxidase, with product MNPDPFVQFDMWFEEARASEPTLPEAVALATATRDGKPSVRMVLVKQCDQDGFVFFTNLESRKADELAENPRVALLFHWKSLVRQVRIEGRVEAVSDAVSKAYFDSRPRGSRLSAWASPQSEAIPDRAFLEGRVAELERKYPGDDVPLPDFWGGYRVVPDRFEFWVNRDDRLHDRFLYVRQGDGAWKRALLAP